The genomic DNA TGTATACTATGGTATGTACAAGATCTGACATCTCACAAGCAGTTGGGGTCGTGAGCAAGTATATGCATGATCCGGGAAAGGagcattggcaagctgtgaaatggattttGCGATATATCTAGAATACAATAGATGTTGGATTGATTTTTGAAGAGGAAGATAATCAAGGTATTATTGGATATTGTGATTCAGACTATGCAGATGATCTGGACAAATGGTGGTCAACTATTAGTTATGTGTTTCCTCTAGCAAAGGCACTAGTTAGTTGGAAGTCTATTTTACAGTCAACAGTTGTTTTATCTTCTACAGAAGCAGAGTACATGGCAACCACAAAGGCTGTAAAAGAGGCAATTTTGCTTTAAGGGTTGTTTAGTGAACTGGAAATTAAACAAAAGTATGTCAAAGTACATTGCGATAGTCAGAGTGCTGTTCAATTAACAAAAAGTCAAGTTTATCATGCAAAGACGAAGCACATTGATGTCCAATATCATTTTGTATGAGAAATTTTGGAAGAAGGTGGAGTAAAGATTCTAAAAATTTCAACCATCTAGAATCCTGTCGATATGATAACTAAGGTTGTGATTGCAGTCAAGTTTCAACTATGTTTAGATTTGATCAATGTTAAAACTTAAAGGTTAGAATTTGAAGACACTATCAAATATTGTTTTGTAAGGAGATTGAAGATGTGGAAATTTGTTAAGGTAGAGATTTGTTAAAATAACACAAGCCCACATCTAAAAAAATAAGGTTGTAGAGTGTTTGTAATACTATAAATAGAGTTGGTTTCTCCACCTTTAAATCATCCCCAAAAATTGTCATTTTCTTCATAAGACAATATCCCCCTCTTCTTATTTGTAATTGTAGTGAcatattgtgctattaaattacattGTAGGGAGATTTTGTCTAGGAGAttgagttttaagtgaaaatgttTGTGACTCCTCAAATCTTTCTTGGGAATAACATCTAATGTGTTTTTTAGTACAATTATTTACTCTCTTTTACCTTATTCTCACAATATTTACTCACACCAAAAACTACAAATCATCTGCAAAGAAGAGACGTGAGATATCATATCCTCTTCTACAAATCTTAAACGTTTACAGTAACCTCTTCGCAACTCTATTCAAGATCATTTAAGAAAGTTTTCCCATCACCATAATGAAGAGCTATGGTGCTAAAGGATCACCCTGTTTTAAGCCGTGTTGATGGTAAAATTCTGAGGTCATTTGTCCATTCCAAATTAACATaatcttattagatttgacttagAACATTATTAGATCAACCAATCTGATAGGTAATCTGAAGCCAATAAGCACAAACTTTAGAAAATCTTAGTAGCCATTATCATACACTTTCTGcaaatcaattttcaaaatcatcGCTCCCTTACGACTCCACATATTGATGGACAACTTCTtgtgtaactaatattttattcATAGTACCCCTCCTAGTAAGAAAATTATTCTGAAAAGGTCTAATAATTTGTTGTAAAAATCAAACCTAATCTATTGACAAACGTTTTAAAGGGTACCTTGTATGTTGTGTTGAAAAAACTAATAAGATGAACAAGGGTAATCTATCTGCTGATGTGGACTTTGGAATGAGAACCAAGAACACTTTAGCTCCCAATAATTTTGGTAAAGGAATGGTTGAATGCCATTCGAACAGGGAGATTTTAAACCTTTCATTGAGAATAGGCTTGAACACGCCTCATCCATCGAGACGACATAAGATGAGAACTAGAATCAGTGCAAGAAAGTGGAGTAAGTCGCTTCTTCGCAAAAAAAAGTTGTGCAAAAAACTGCACCACATGATCCATCATTCTCTTTTGATCAATCATCCAAACTTCATCAATAAACAACCCCATTACCTCATTCTTGTTGTCCTGCATCAAAGtagaaaaattttatatttcgcTCGACCTTTGAAATCCAATCAAGTCAGGAAGTTTGAAGCCATAACAGTTCTTCTTCTGTCAAAATGGCTTGATATTCATCATTAAGATCTACCTCCAACTTTTGAAGTTGAGACGAGATCATATAATTTGGTGCTTGTTGAATCCCACGTAGTCTTTTTAGCTTAGTTTTCTTTTTAACGAAAATATTACCAAACGACTCTTTGCCCATGGTGTTCAACAAGATTAGGTGATCTGAATAGAGACAAAGCAAGGTAAAAACATAAAGTTATGGGAAAACTCACAATGTCGAATCATTAATTCATACTCTGTCTAGTCTCTGTTGCAAAATAATTCTACCTAGTGACTTGTGAACCCAAGTATATTTCAATCAATTAGACCCGATACCTAGCAAGTTAGAAGAACTCCATCTTTCTCTAAATAATATCATTTTGTCGCCTTGCTCCCCCACATCATTCAGCTAGAGATGCAAAATCATTGAAATCCTCGACGATCATCCATAGCTATCTAATATTTGAACCCCAACCCGCCAACTCCCTACAAAACCATGCCTCAGCTTCCTTGTTCAATTGTACATACATGAAAGAAGCTTGCCATTCTTTACCCCCTTCCTTAATAAAATAGTTAATAGTTTGATCAGTAGAGTTTTTAACACCAAGATGAATTAAGTTCTTGTGTCAAAGTAAAACCAAACTTCCTCTAAACCCTTGTGCTGCCACTTCAAAGCAGTTCGAaaaagaaagtttcttctctAAAATCTTGGCCTTACCTTATGTCTCAAAAAGACAAAGATCATGATGAATTAAATTCCTGCAATTTTCATTATCAATCCCTCGATAATTCCAAATAATGGCCTTTATTAAATCAATTATGAGGAAACATTGCCTGTTCAACACTTGCTTCAACTAAAGCACACTTGGAACTAGACTCCCTTCATTTAATCTAAAGAAAAAGAACATATTGCTAGTAGAGGGAAATTATGAATTGTTGGATGATGCTATAAGGTTTGGCATGAAGCTTGGATGTTGATGATTGATGATTTTAACTACCTATTGAATGTGACATCATTTATTCTATCTTTAGACTGATTTCGTCCATAAATGAGTTTCTTTTTTCGTAAAGTTATGCACATGGGAGCCTTTCTCTTTTTCTGGAATACATCAATTTTCAAAGCTATAAAATCGCATTTGGGCTGTCTGAAGCAATTGCAAAAATATAATACAACTctttattctctttttttttctatttttcttcacttattttattttatttttatgtatttaaaattactaaaatctgAACTAATTTTTAAGCTAAAGATATGTacatattatgatatatttataattgaactaaaatatttattttaaaaacttatctatatctatatataatataaaaccaaTTCCTTTTAGAATTATTAGAAGAAAATTGGTATTTTAAAAGTTTCAAGATTAAAACACATCTTTTTTTTAAGTTActgatttttaaataatttcattgaTTATTAGGTTGATTTTTTAAAAGCTCAAAATTTCAAGACTTTTGATTTGGGAGAAAAGAAAGATGAACCCATCAGTCTTTATTGAAACATTTCTTAAATCTAGACCTAACTTCGGAGCTTACAAGTACCCATTCCGCAATAAGACCAGAAACGTTGCCCTTAGGATTTCCAAAAGGAAAGTTCTGTCCCTTCCGGGAATCGAAAGGGCCAACAAGTGTCTACTCACGACGGAATTTTTGTTGATCCTTCCGAAACTGAAGTTCATTTATTCTAAACTTCAGACGGTTCTTCTCCACCTGTAGAATAGAACTACGATTCTGGAGTTCAGAGTGGGCAGCTAGTAAGCCCGCCCTTTCGCGGGCCCTTTCCTGATCGCGTATACGATCCTGCTCTCGCGATCTTTCGATTTGATCCTCTGTTTCAGCAAGGATCCCCTCTCCTCTGTGAGGAGTCAGATTTTAGATATTCAAATTTTTTTGATAAAAAGTGATACTTAAACCATGATTTTGTTATACAAAATGGTCCAACTGTCActcatgtttaaaaaaaaaattcttaatcAATGAAATTGTAACGTGTGATATatttaactaaataaaaaaattaatttaatattaaataaaacttataaaaacttATTAAGCCAATTGAGTCATTAAGCATCTATATTATTTATTGTCTTAATGAGTTAGTGTtttacaaaaaataattaaaataagttatactaTTCGAGGGTATCTAatcttttcattttaacaaaacaataaaaataatattgtgAGATTTGCACCCACaaccaaaatttcattttaatatttttgtatattttattttattatgcataCTTTATTACATCCATCAATTATATATCTATATTGTTTTAAGTGTTTTAGTATATTGTTGTCACTCTCAACTAGGTCACCAACtcgttaaaaaattataaaataatcttccgtatttaaaataagttatactatttaagggtattttagtcttttcactttaacaaaaaccaataaaaatatgcatgaggTGGTATTCAAACCTATGCCAATTAGATtagtaaaactttaaatttatcactcaactaaaattttattttattatttttattataatatgcaCAATTTATTACCTTCATTTTGATGATGGCGCCATAATAAATAATTCTAGTGCACTTAGTATTGTCAATCTAATGTATTTATTGTTTCAATTTCGTTTTACTcaaaatttaatctaatttttattttaatattatacatcttttatgtgttattattattaattagtttgaacatatgtttcattatttattatatgttatttttaaacatgtatatgtGTAATAAATCTGGAGTTtccatatacatatgcatgtgataGTATTTCTAGTTTCTTTTATGTAATTATGATAATATTTTTCAGGATTTTAAAAAATGCGGAAGTAAAGTGTTTGAATCATGGTTAAAACTTAAAAGACTGGAGAACATGAAGAATAaaatgccaaaagaaaatgattgaaaaaattgaaaaatataatattatatgacattttattttatttttatttttaatttttatttaattaaatgttACGTATGACATCATTATTGGCTAAATTTTTTAAACTAGAATACCATTTTGTTTAATGGAATCATAATTTaggtatttttaattaaataaaagtttaaataCTTAAATAAGAGAAAATACTATATTTTGGGAACAATTTTTATTTAAACCTAAgcttaaaagtaaaataaatatctACTCATAATTAGATTATGCTCTGTtggttacttttatttttttaataatgatTTGTTTAgctttcaaattttataaaaatattattttatccattcaattaaaggtaaactattaaaatagtcacttttatttgtcttaagttatattttaattatttatatttgaaatattacattttagttGTTTACATTATtgtgttgtaatattttagtctTTGAATCGTTAATTATCATTAACGATGTAACAGTAAGCTGACGTGacatgttaaatcatcatttcaaacaaaaattttaggttaaattatacaattggtccctatattttttcattttgagcaatttaattattttattttatgttcttttaactttccttttttttttcattctcttttgcttctccctctgttttcctcccttctccatttcttttaatgtagttttctatatttttcatttgcTAAAACATTCATTCTGAGGGTTTTCGTAGCCTTGCCGATGGTGAAGAGGTTGAGTACGTTGTTAAGTCTTCTAAATGTCGGCCAAGGTTGTTGAGGTTATTGGCCCCAACGACAACCCTGTTCATGGCTCCTCTATATCTGACTGCAGCAGTGGTGGTGGTGCGGTTATGGTGATGTATTCGATGGTTATAGTGGAGGAGGAAAGAGAGGCAGTTATGGTGGAGGTGGATGTTATAAGTGTGGTGAGATGGGCTATTTAGCACAAGGTGGCAACGATGGTGGAGGTAGATATGGCAACAATAGTGGCGGTGCTTGTTACAACTATTGAGGCTCTGGGCATTTCGTTAGGGAGTGTCCCAACAGTGGTCGCTAATTTGGATAAGGGGTTTAAATGTGTCATTCACATTTCTCTGATCCATCCTTTTTTCCTTTTACGTTACTATTTTTGTCGATTTCGTTATTGCCCTATAGTTtgctttttatgttttattttttcagTTTATGCAGAGCAATTTCTCTTAgccaatttgtttttattttgaagtTAGCAAATGGTTGTAATGGGTGCTTTCATAGTAGTCTTACAGTGAAGGTGGACATTAGTATCGATGGAAAAACAACaatgaagaagaaaatgatgTTAAAACTCATTATCATCAAGTGTTTATGTAGATATcatataaagaaaaagaaaaaattaaaatttttaaaaaataaaagtatagggactagttttaacaaatggaaaacataaaaaaaaaactatggagAATAGAGGAAAATAGGaggagaagcagaagagaatgaaaaaaaaaagttgaaagaacataaaaaaatttaaattgctcaaaacaaaaaaaaaatatggggactaattgtataatttaacctaaattttttatttgaaatccgTTAACGGTAATTAACGacttagtgactaaaatattacaacaaaataacataaatgactaaaatataatttgaaacaAAGAAATATAACTATTTTAAAAATTGACCCTTCAATTAAtacaaaagttaaaaaaatgtGTCAATGCTCatactaaataatatatgaaGCGAAGGTTATTAACTAAAAGGATAAACTTCGTCTCGTCCTACTCAGATAATAGTAGCAATGCACTTGGCAACTCCTCCCACCAATTAAAATTCACCACGTGTCCTTtctaaaattaaataaagtcCAGCACGCTACACATCCCAatatatacaaaaaaataaaaaaaaaaaaatactaacgCTTGTttttcatcttcatcttcatctccATCTATTTCTTCTTAATTGTTTCTCTGTATATAATTTTTTAGATTTTCAATTATAAtcggaaaaaaaaaaccaaaaaaaatcaaataaaaatgcaGAGGATAATTGCTGCAAGTTCTTTTTGCAGcaaaattttgagaaaagaaaGGCAACGGGCTTTTTTCTCTTCAACTTCCTTACTCTTTGATGAAACTCAAttacaggtttttttttttaatttacaaaaaaaaaagaatgtaaaTTTTTACGTTTTACATATTCTGGGTTTCATTAGATTTTCCCAGTTCCTTtgatttcttttccctttttttttttttttttggttaatgaTGCCAGTTCAAAGAAAGTGTTAGGCAATTTGCACAAGAAAATATTGCGCCTCATGCTTCCAAAATCGACCAATCTAATTCTTTCCCCAAGGTTCGAATTaagttaatctttttatttttattactttttttttgtttgattctCATGTTTTATTCATTTCTTTGAATACTGTTTGCTTCTTCACTCATTCATTTATCCAGGAGGTTAATTTATGGAAGCTCATGGGGGATTTTAATCTTCATGGGATAACTGCCCCAGGTAAATATACCCATTTTCTCCCTTTTACTGTAAATGTGAAATTCAAATGGATTCCATACAACTTTTAGCCTAAAACATCCTATTTGTTTTATAAGTACATCATCAATGAAGGAGACTTGATTTTTTCCTTGAACTTCTATTTTCTATTCTCTTGAAGAGGAATATGGAGGACTTGGTCTTGGTTACTTGTATCACTGCATAGCAATGGAAGAAATAAGCCGTGCTTCGGGGTCGGTTGGTCTTTCCTATGGTGCTCATTCTAATCTGTGCATCAATCAGTTGGTAAACCAAATTATTACCTTTGTTATTCTGTTTTCAATCTGCATCTTCTAACAGGTTTTAAGgtgatattttttatggtttCTTAGGTGAGGAATGGAAACCCTGCCCAGAAAGAGAAATACTTACCAAAGGTTTTATTTCGAATCCAATGCCCAACtttcattaattttgaatatattgcCTTATTGGCATTGaaatgatatataaaaaaaaaaaaaactcagtttTTTCTCTGTGTGTGCTATAATCAACATAGCCTGGGATTTTTTTATATTGCTGTATTGTCAAGCTCAAGTTTTGTACATTTAGGATCTGTTCTTAATGCATTATCACTTGCTAGCTGTTAGTTGTTTTTCCCCTTAACAGCATTCTTACATTTAATAGAACATGACAAGACTACCATCCCTTACTCTCCTGCTTCACGCTAATACTTTGTGTACCATTGTTATCTTCTCTCTTTGTTGTGAGTAAGGTCCTCTGCCTACTTGTTTCATTCTTTCTTTTGGAATCTATCTCCTTTACGATATATCCACTATCTCTCTTTTTGTAGCTCATCAGTGGAGAGCATGTAGGAGCCCTTGCTATGAGTGAACCCAATGGTAACTTAGACAAACATTTTTCTTAGCTTATATCTTAGATTTATTAACATTTCTTAGGCTGCACAAATTCTAATAATTTCATCtgcccttttcttttttttttttttgcaatccTGCAGCTGGCTCTGATGTTGTTAGCATGAAGTGCAAAGCTGATCGGGTTGATGGGGGTTATCTTCTAAATGGGAACAAGATGTGGTGCACTAATGGTCCCGTTGCTCAAACATTGGTATTTCTATTAAGATTGATGTGCAAGAAAGTATAAAATTTACTGTCTATAAATAGCCCTCAGCCTTATAAGTATACAAAACTGACCTGAATATCTACATGAAGCATACATTCTGGATGTATGGTCACTTCCTATTAGACTGAGTGGATTTTGATACTTAATAATCATTAATTTTGTTAGTTGCTAGACATGCTAGTGAATGATATGCATATGGTGGTAAGTTTTTCTTCTTCAGCAATCCATATATCTAGTGTTGTCAATTTAATACCCTATGCTATTTAGAGatgccatactttgataactaAACCTTACATTCCTGTTGAATGTGAGATTCAGCTTTTTCCTGTGATCCAATTGGCAGGAGACTGTTGTTTGTATTTCTTCCAACCAATAAATATAGTAGGTGTAAACAACATTTCTTTCCATTATGATTAGGACAAGGTTTTATAGAATAATGCTTTTCCTTAAAATGTAGTTGTA from Gossypium arboreum isolate Shixiya-1 chromosome 9, ASM2569848v2, whole genome shotgun sequence includes the following:
- the LOC108457200 gene encoding isovaleryl-CoA dehydrogenase, mitochondrial isoform X2 translates to MQRIIAASSFCSKILRKERQRAFFSSTSLLFDETQLQFKESVRQFAQENIAPHASKIDQSNSFPKEVNLWKLMGDFNLHGITAPEEYGGLGLGYLYHCIAMEEISRASGSVGLSYGAHSNLCINQLVRNGNPAQKEKYLPKLISGEHVGALAMSEPNAGSDVVSMKCKADRVDGGYLLNGNKMWCTNGPVAQTLVVYAKTDVTAGSKGITAFIVEKGIPGYTTAQKLDKLGMRGSDTCELVFENCFIPEENVLGKEGKGVYVLMSGLDLERLVLSAGPIGIMQNFRHCNYRGKLLTCILLFNHQGPMSILLQGIATMGELTLRTVLELYFVLLNEPLKLLCRLYNV